ctttaaataaaatatatggtcTAATTGTgaaaattaagaataaaaaatgaataataatttttaattaatgtattttacaATACAAGCAATTATACACCTGTATATTTTGTGGAATAGCATTAAttcaataattgaaatataaaaaaatgtgttttcaatattgatatttattttgtttgttttattgattgtaTTTGTGAATATATTGTGCTGATCAGATTTTTACAGACTACTAGTGCTTGGTATGCAGCGAGCGCCGTCGTTTTTTTTTCGAttcgactctatagttcactatgtctgtcggtctgtctctGTCGGTCCgatatcactatgcgttttagcacgcgacttatggctgttggccttgttttcaATACTCTTTGTTTTTGACGTACCTGGGAAAATAGTTGAACTTTGACCTTGATACCTTATAACACATCACATCCTTCGAAACTGCAAAAAAGATCCTATTTCGCGagtaaaaaaaaccaaaatgcTTTCTAGATATGTAAGTTATTGCATGTTCAGTTGTTGATATTATGTTATAACGTTGATTTCGCTacaaaaaatactaattttGGGTCTAATCTGCTGGAGGCCGCTAGCTAGCCAAGTtcgagtagtaggcctaggctaggatttttttatgttaaaacggGAAACGGACGATCGGGAGGAGGGGACCATGCACGTGGACGATTGGGTCCATATCAAAGCGTGGCTAGtgtagtagctaggcctagaatagaatGGATAATAAATATTCAGTATTTATTCTGTCTTTCACATCACATAGATGCCCTAGGGTAGACCCAGCTCAGTCATTGATTTTATATgatgtaaaatattataatgcaactaaataaaactttttttgaatttatttgttgttttgctgttcattattttcacattttttaattgtctaatactattatatataggTTTTGCGGAACATGGCAATGGCCAATAATCTATCCCGAGTGAGCAGAAGCTTCTCTGCATCAACCGTTGCACTTGATAAATGTTATGAGTTAAGAACCTATGCTGTATTGCCAGGTGCATTCCCAGAATATGTTAGCCTGACTAAAGAGATGATGCATCTACGAATTGCTCATTCTAAACTGATTGGGTATTGGCTGGCTGATCTGGGTGCTCTAAATCAAGCAGTCCACATCTGGGAATATGGTACGACATCATTTTGTCATAAATAAATTGCTGAATAATGTTCAGGAAGGCTTTTTTGTGGGGTgtagatacatttttttaataccaaaaaattaagtaggcctatgtactaCAGTGGAAACCTTCCTAATCAAGAGACACACTTTTTAAATGGACACTTCCTGTGAAATGAACGAAAAGcaacatattttaacattactGCCAACCCCTAATCCGGGAATACTATCAAAAGGACAATTTTTGTTGTGTCCAGAAGTCCATTAATAAAGTTCTACTGTATTAGCAATCttgttagttatccgcaccttggtggataatttttgtatttctttgCTTACAGATTTCTTTgccgtttttaaattgttcattaTCAATTTCAGATAATTTCACTCATCGTAAGAAAGTTAGAGCTAATTTAGCTTCCGATCAAAACTGGTTGGATAGTTACCTTTCAAAGATGACAAAAATGTTGGCATACCAAGATAATTCAACTATGAAACAGATGCCCTGGTGTTCAATAGAATCGCAACCACGCAAGGAAGCTGGTACGGTAACTTATTCACATATAACGCAAACTACACGATTTTCTGTACTGAATCTCCACATATCACTCGCTTGTTATGAATGTGATTTCAGATAAATACtcttatataacatctaaataaattcctgtcatttgattggatgattgtgggtcacatagCATGCAATAGTAAgcttttttgtgtaaaaaaaaaaatactttcgCGTTGGAAAATTGttatactattgcttttgaaatacaacagcgccacctattttgGTTTTTGGCTTCGCCTTGTTGATGTAAAGTCTGGTGTTAAACGAAAGAAATGAGACAGAGAGACAACCATGTAAGTTACAATAAGTACAAGTGTTTAATGGCAA
This region of Antedon mediterranea chromosome 8, ecAntMedi1.1, whole genome shotgun sequence genomic DNA includes:
- the LOC140057451 gene encoding protein NipSnap homolog 3A-like — translated: MLSRYVLRNMAMANNLSRVSRSFSASTVALDKCYELRTYAVLPGAFPEYVSLTKEMMHLRIAHSKLIGYWLADLGALNQAVHIWEYDNFTHRKKVRANLASDQNWLDSYLSKMTKMLAYQDNSTMKQMPWCSIESQPRKEAGIYELKEMIMKPVGPHVWGDVMQRSVLTQAAAHDKRNYGKLMGAWMGDFGKSSAFYQLWNFESLDHRIAQKAEIESLPEVRETGAAVEKFMTEHVTSKALLPMPFSPLQ